In the Wyeomyia smithii strain HCP4-BCI-WySm-NY-G18 chromosome 2, ASM2978416v1, whole genome shotgun sequence genome, one interval contains:
- the LOC129720938 gene encoding dnaJ homolog subfamily C member 2, with product MTSADRILTVALQTNFDLRRLSNGSGGIWQCLLYLADTKPIEPKCPPTKAELEEAGLLPSPPEREKKTDEEPKVDPEVLFEQMFELDIDYLKSLDPKDWKNQDHYAVLGLKKMRFEATEDDIKRAYRKIVLKHHPDKRKGLGEEVKQDDDYFHCITMAYETLGTLKNRRAFDSVDPEFDDTLPSQSETKKDFFGSLRDVFRRNSRWSESRKAVPQLGDENTERAKVEQFYDFWYNFSSWREFSYLDEEDKEKGQDREERRWIEKQNKAIRLQRKKEESARIRSLVDLAYNNDPRVVKFKKEDKDRKLAAKRAKQDAYQAQKAEEERLAKEVALAKQKAAEAEQKRIENIQIEKEKIKRALKKERKSFRDTVKANDYFVTDEKDRLKHLEGVEKLCESLKLVELQEFNKELSANGRPVFMQALDDLERKLEEERRALAAQSQAIPNNAGLKVVNRKALWNHDNVQLLIKAVNLFPAGTISRWEVIANYLNQHGTNLGDLKFYAKDILNKAKELQSGDFSKSDLKTVVNQQAYESFEKTRKDLKVVDKAEISTKDDETPASIKVTKQPTANGRSEEPLTNGTHEASSEEKENIVSASHQQSKPSSTQAADKKDTPAPAKDSAKKEKKEKAETKVWSKDEQALLEQAIKTYPISTPDRWDRIAECIPNRTKKECLRRVKEIVDLVNAKKEAQQTLK from the exons ATGACCAGCGCGGATCGAATACTAACGGTTGCGCTGCAAACCAACTTCGACCTACGGCGTTTGTCAAACGGCTCCGGTGGAATCTGGCAATGTTTACTGTATTTGGCCGACACAAAACCCATTGAGCCGAAATGTCCGCCCACCAAGGCGGAACTGGAGGAAGCCGGTCTACTTCCGTCGCCCCcagagcgagaaaaaaaaaccgacgaGGAGCCCAAAGTAGATCCGGAGGTGCTGTTTGAACAGATGTTTGAATTGGATATCGATTATTTGAAAAGTCTGGATCCTAAGGACTGGAAAAACCAGGATCATTACGCTGTTTTGGGGTTAAAGAAAATGAG ATTTGAGGCTACTGAGGATGACATTAAGCGAGCCTATCGGAAGATTGTTCTCAAACACCATCCGGACAAGCGGAAAGGCTTAGGGGAGGAGGTaaaacaggatgacgattattttcattgcatcacGATGGCCTATGAAACGCTGGGCACATTGAAAAATCGACGGGCTTTCGATTCGGTTGATCCGGAGTTCGATGATACGCTGCCTTCGCAGAGCGAGACTAAGAAGGACTTCTTTGGTTCGTTGAGGGATGTTTTCCGGCGAAACTCCCGGTGGAGCGAGTCCAGAAAAGCGGTTCCACAGCTTGGCGATGAAAACACCGAACGTGCCAAGGTTGAACAGTTTTACGACTTTTGGTATAATTTCTCCAGCTGGAGAGAGTTCAGCTATCTGGATGAAGAGGATAAGGAGAAGGGTCAAGATCGAGAAGAACGTCGCTGGATAGAGAAGCAGAACAAGGCCATACGTTTACAGCGTAAGAAGGAGGAATCTGCCCGTATACGATCGCTGGTTGATTTGGCTTACAATAACGATCCGCGAGTTGTGAAATTCAAGAAAGAGGACAAGGATCGCAAGCTGGCGGCTAAAAGAGCAAAGCAAGACGCCTATCAGGCTCAGAAAGCCGAAGAAGAACGGCTGGCAAAGGAAGTCGCACTAGCGAAACAAAAAGCTGCCGAAGCAGAACAGAAGCGTATTGAAAACATTCAGATTGAAAAGGAGAAGATTAAACGTGCCTTGAAGAAGGAACGCAAGTCTTTCCGGGACACGGTCAAAGCAAACGATTATTTTGTGACGGACGAAAAAGATCGTCTGAAACATCTGGAAGGAGTCGAAAAGCTGTGCGAGTCGTTGAAACTGGTAGAACTGCAGGAGTTTAATAAAGAGCTCTCTGCCAACGGTCGTCCTGTGTTCATGCAAGCTCTGGATGATTTGGAACGAAAACTAGAAGAGGAACGTCGAGCACTTGCAGCTCAAAGTCAAGCTATTCCGAACAACGCCGGTCTGAAAGTGGTCAACCGGAAGGCTCTTTGGAATCACGACAATGTACAGCTACTTATCAAAGCTGTTAATCTGTTTCCCGCGGGAACTATCTCTCGCTGGGAAGTCATTGCCAATTATCTCAACCAACATGGCACCAATCTGGGCGATTTGAAATTTTACGCCAAGGACATTTTGAATAAAGCCAAGGAACTGCAGAGCGGGGACTTCTCCAAAAGCGATCTCAAAACCGTCGTCAATCAACAGGCGTATGAGTCTTTCGAAAAGACACGCAAAGATTTGAAGGTGGTCGACAAAGCGGAGATCAGTACAAAAGATGACGAAACTCCAGCATCGATAAAAGTAACGAAACAGCCAACGGCGAACGGTCGTTCGGAAGAGCCACTGACAAACGGAACACATGAAGCTTCCTCCGAAGAGAAGGAAAATATCGTTAGTGCTTCCCATCAACAGTCGAAGCCATCGTCTACCCAAGCGGCAGACAAAAAGGATACTCCCGCACCAGCGAAGGATTCTGCCAAAAAGGAGAAAAAGGAAAAGGCGGAGACAAAGGTGTGGAGCAAAGACGAGCAAGCACTGCTGGAGCAGGCCATCAAGACTTATCCGATCTCTACGCCGGACCGCTGGGATCGGATAGCGGAATGCATCCCGAACCGAACGAAAAAGGAGTGTCTGCGGCGGGTAAAGGAAATCGTCGATCTGGTCAACGCTAAGAAAGAAGCCCAGCAGACGCTTAAGTGA
- the LOC129720941 gene encoding vacuolar protein sorting-associated protein VTA1 homolog: MASNLPEVPASLRAIGHYLKTAQEHDTRDAIVSYWCRLYALQLGLKINSQGPEERKFLVAIMDWLETMKKSHADNESITNEVAAQAYLENYALKLFLYADKQDRASNFGKNVVKAFYTAGMVYDVLQTFGELTEEVTQNRKYAKWKASYIHNCLKNGETPVPGPMKTEDDELENEFQNLQPTGTDEPREEPTAGPSNAPTQLPYPSMGFQSFPQPGTGYPPQQPTSSGPPSASTNFTTNDPFSTVKPPTPPSEPEKPPGGFKPYTGPQVSSGDVSAPVGSSGVQLTADQLTKAQKYCKWAGSALNYEDVKTAIDSLQKALRLLQTGQDG; the protein is encoded by the coding sequence ATGGCCTCGAACCTGCCGGAAGTCCCGGCGTCATTGCGAGCGATAGGACACTATTTAAAAACGGCTCAGGAACACGACACACGAGATGCGATCGTCAGCTACTGGTGTCGCCTGTATGCCCTGCAGTTGGGATTGAAAATCAACAGCCAGGGCCCGGAGGAGCGTAAGTTTCTGGTGGCTATAATGGATTGGTTGGAGACCATGAAAAAGTCCCATGCGGATAATGAATCCATTACCAATGAGGTGGCAGCGCAAGCTTATTTGGAAAATTACGCCTTAAAACTTTTTCTTTACGCTGATAAACAAGATCGGGCCTCTAATTTTGGGAAGAATGTCGTAAAGGCTTTTTATACGGCTGGAATGGTATATGATGTGCTGCAAACGTTCGGTGAATTGACGGAGGAAGTTACCCAGAATCGAAAGTATGCCAAGTGGAAGGCATCCTACATTCACAATTGTCTAAAAAATGGCGAAACTCCAGTTCCCGGGCCGATGAAGACGGAGGATGATGAACTGGAGAATGAATTCCAGAATTTGCAACCGACTGGCACTGACGAACCTCGCGAGGAACCCACTGCTGGTCCGAGCAATGCTCCGACACAGTTGCCCTATCCTTCGATGGGATTTCAAAGTTTCCCACAACCCGGCACAGGATATCCTCCACAACAACCAACATCATCTGGTCCACCATCGGCGTCTACCAATTTCACCACCAATGACCCTTTCAGCACCGTAAAACCACCAACGCCGCCGAGCGAACCAGAAAAACCACCAGGGGGATTTAAGCCTTATACCGGACCGCAAGTAAGCTCTGGTGACGTCAGCGCCCCGGTTGGATCATCAGGTGTCCAACTGACGGCAGATCAACTGACCAAGGCGCAAAAGTATTGTAAATGGGCTGGCAGTGCACTGAATTACGAGGACGTCAAAACGGCCATCGATAGTCTGCAGAAGGCACTTCGGCTGCTTCAAACGGGACAGGATGGCTAA
- the LOC129720939 gene encoding uncharacterized protein LOC129720939, which translates to MSDSTTDSGKVKRKDPHPVRREFVATSSSQYKCMYCNWTTIMNATRMVKHIVDQCESSPEQVRVKLRAIQQATLEKELNSSFASENKKDIHKLFNEDDNKRVCMFCQWSTVRNLTRMRNHILQQCTKVPRHVRSCFLKQEYDASEPTIELKKENSSSLETYRLVTAEDDGSLQVLESSAVDDADQEMEETYLEVQELDERNCGWCEKAVAYDSYEVEEESEVFCSTQCFRRHTESTRKKSLQTKPAVIAVEKEPTKQQRRLSSPQKVESPPAKTRKLVQVKSFLIKQENTPTRRRVSRSETPTFQEVDIDSEPESTAVPQTPAKAQTQPVREVEKANNVQLVVRAKPTPVTPVQKPPSLTNKATTKKQTEALDEGSCHSFAGGHVYPQEDVRSADHKLQWTKAVISRPAPQFEATAVVGGAFKKIKLSDYRGKYLVFFFYPLDFTFVCPTEILAFSDRVKEFKKLNTEVIAASIDSHFTHLAWINTPRKEGGLGKINIPLVSDITHSISKDYGVYLDDLGHTLRGLFIIDDRGILRQITMNDLPVGRSVDETLRLVQAFQYTDKHGEVCPAGWKPGQDTIVPNPEEKIKYFEKNH; encoded by the exons atgaGTGATTCCACAACAGATAGTGGCAAGGTGAAGCGTAAAGATCCGCATCCGGTGCGGCGGGAGTTTGTGGCCACAAGCAGTTCACAGTACAAATGCATGTACTGCAACTGGACCACAATAATGAATGCTACTCGGATGGTGAAGCACATCGTCGACCAGTGCGAAAGTTCACCGGAACAGGTGCGAGTAAAACTGAGGGCTATCCAGCAAGCCACTCTGGAGAAGGAACTTAATTCGTCCTTTGCAAGTGAAAACAAAAAGGATATTCACAAGCTGTTCAACGAAGACGATAATAAGAGAGTGTGCATGTTTTGCCAATGGTCAACCGTCCGGAATCTAACTAGGATGAGGAACCACATTCTACAACAATGCACGAAAGTTCCTCGCCACGTTAGGAGCTGTTTCCTAAAGCAGGAGTATGATGCATCAGAGCCAACAATTGAGTTGAAAAAAGAGAATAGTTCATCGTTAGAAACCTATCGGCTGGTTACAGCAGAGGATGATGGCAGTCTTCAGGTATTGGAATCTTCTGCTGTTGATGACGCCGATCAAGAGATGGAAGAAACATACCTCGAGGTTCAAGAGCTAGATGAACGTAACTGCGGATGGTGTGAAAAGGCTGTCGCATATGATAGCTATGAGGTGGAAGAAGAAAGTGAAGTTTTTTGTTCAACACAGTGTTTTCGACGTCACACAGAAAGTACTCGTAAAAAATCACTGCAAACAAAACCAGCGGTAATAGCGGTAGAAAAGGAGCCTACCAAACAGCAGAGGCGGTTATCTAGCCCACAGAAAGTAGAATCGCCACCAGCCAAGACACGCAAGTTAGTTCAGGTGAAATCTTTTCTGATAAAACAAGAAAATACACCAACTAGACGACGCGTCAGCCGAAGTGAGACCCCCACATTTCAGGAGGTTGATATCGACTCGGAACCGGAATCGACAGCAGTCCCGCAAACTCCAGCAAAAGCCCAAACGCAACCTGTGCGTGAAGTAGAAAAGGCAAATAATGTTCAGCTGGTCGTCAGAGCAAAACCGACTCCAGTGACGCCTGTTCAAAAACCACCATCTCTAACGAACAAAGCTACAACTAAGAAACAG ACGGAAGCCCTGGACGAAGGATCCTGCCATTCGTTCGCCGGTGGACACGTTTATCCCCAGGAGGACGTCCGATCAGCGGATCACAAATTGCAGTGGACTAAGGCGGTTATTTCCCGACCGGCCCCGCAGTTCGAAGCAACCGCGGTTGTGGGCGGAGCGTTCAAGAAGATCAAATTGTCGGACTATCGGGGCAAGTACCTAGTATTTTTCTTCTACCCGCTGGATTTCACCTTCGTCTGTCCAACGGAGATTCTGGCTTTCTCGGACCGAGTGAAAGAATTCAAGAAACTGAACACCGAAGTGATTGCCGCCAGCATCGATTCTCATTTCACTCATCTAGCCTGGATCAATACACCCCGAAAGGAGGGCGGACTGGGAAAGATCAACATTCCTCTGGTTAGTGATATTACGCATAGCATTTCAAAAGACTATGGAGTGTATCTGGACGACTTGGGTCATACGCTTAg AGGTCTTTTCATTATTGACGATCGTGGTATCTTGCGCCAGATCACGATGAACGATTTGCCCGTTGGACGGTCCGTAGATGAAACGTTGCGATTGgtgcaggccttccagtacacTGACAAACACGGAGAGGTATGCCCGGCTGGATGGAAACCGGGACAAGACACG ATTGTACCTAACCCAGAAGAAAAAATTAAGTATTTCGAAAAGAACCATTAg
- the LOC129720940 gene encoding integrator complex subunit 14 codes for MPTIIALDVSLSMTRTVPPGSNSGNTEESLTFHQLAIQGINTILDYLGKHSKLEFVSLIIYSSLYEVVVDFTRDYESIRQALHKIEHYDKTSLENVLVAVNNMFKTHWGNHNYCQIMFITDCGIGMGPSSLKNTIINLQSYKAQSNSSGVKVPVSENHWVGFSYPSKLTFMCLGNINDTAFKFGTKLYQQLLDISGQNGQIYIPKPKTLSIEDPIGDDGDENSRQLSRKSIQEMFERTCEQNYKQFEATLRCGGYFRLEGAITIWPAPLPYTSKDIFGAETTTIISRRLEICGYLSLSDIGSPMSVSRHLILPRGDGDKRISSKDSNLTTEEKLENDIKTFYAKPDGSGSGGGGGGGDNNDDCGPGGDATRESVCVLLHGALKVENMAALVLLNDNWYGFIYSYADSKKKSNLMLNVLPPGNDVIPWLGDFRFLGNLDDAFPGESPSFPIKAEKRSYSQNIVVWIRQAGLQSDIQKVLRHAKKLPEKTQHFYKELNRIRRAALSLGFIELLEGLAHIFEREVATLGGSASPDCSIQLKHAANELRKPSNRDLKAVIQAMPTKYNQIG; via the exons ATGCCAACGATAATTGCTCTGGATGTGTCGCTATCGATGACGCGAACGGTTCCGCCTGGAAGTAACAGTGGCAATACGGAGGAAAGTCTCACATTCCACCAGCTGGCCATACAGGGAATAAACACCATTTTGGACTACTTGGGAAAGCATTCTAAGCTGGAATTCGTATCACTG ATAATCTACTCCTCGCTGTACGAGGTAGTGGTCGACTTCACCCGGGACTACGAATCCATCCGGCAGGCACTGCACAAGATCGAACACTACGACAAAACCAGCCTGGAGAATGTCCTGGTGGCGGTGAACAACatgttcaagacgcactggggCAATCACAACTACTGCCAGATCATGTTCATCACCGATTGTGGCATCGGAATGGGACCTAGTTCGCTCAAGAACACCATTATCAACCTGCAGAGCTATAAAGCACAGAGCAACAGCAGCGGAGTTAAGGTGCCCGTCTCCGAGAATCACTGGGTTGGATTCTCCTACCCGAGCAAGCTGACTTTTATGTGTTTGGGAAATATTAATGACACGGCATTCAAATTtg gAACAAAGCTATACCAACAGTTGCTGGATATCAGTGGTCAAAATGGGCAAATTTACATCCCCAAACCGAAAACCCTATCCATCGAGGATCCAATTGGAGACGATGGGGACGAAAACAGCCGACAGTTGAGTCGCAAATCTATCCAGGAGATGTTCGAGCGGACCTGTGAACAGAACTATAAACAGTTTGAAGCAACGCTTCGGTGTGGAGGATACTTCCGGCTGGAGGGAGCCATCACAATATGGCCAGCGCCTTTA CCTTACACTTCAAAGGACATTTTCGGGGCAGAAACTACGACCATAATCTCTCGTAGGTTGGAAATATGCGGCTATCTAAGTCTGTCCGATATTGGTTCGCCCATGTCGGTAAGCCGTCATCTGATTCTCCCGCGGGGAGATGGTGATAAGCGTATCTCCTCCAAGGACAGCAATCTTACGACGgaagaaaaattggaaaacgaCATTAAAACATTTTATGCGAAACCTGACGGCAGTGgtagtggtggtggtggtggcggcgGGGACAATAATGATGACTGTGGACCCGGTGGCGATGCAACTCGCGAGTCCGTCTGTGTGCTGCTGCATGGTGCACTGAAGGTGGAGAATATGGCAGCGTTGGTACTGCTGAATGACAATTGGTACGGATTTATCTATTCGTACGCCGACAGTAAAAAGAAGTCAAACCTGATGCTGAATGTCCTTCCACCTGGAAACGATGTCATACCGTGGCTGGGTGATTTTCGATTCCTCGGTAATCTGGATGACGCATTCCCCGGCGAAAGCCCGAGCTTCCCGATAAAAGCCGAAAAGCGAAGTTACTCCCAGAACATCGTGGTCTGGATACGTCAGGCCGGATTGCAGTCGGATATTCAAAAGGTACTGCGGCATGCGAAGAAGTTACCGGAAAAGACGCAACACTTCTACAAGGAGCTTAACCGCATTCGTCGTGCCGCGCTGTCACTCGGTTTCATAGAACTGCTGGAAGGATTGGCGCACATCTTCGAGCGAGAAGTAGCCACCCTGGGAGGCAGTGCCAGTCCGGACTGCAGTATACAGCTGAAGCATGCGGCGAACGAGCTACGGAAACCCAGCAATCGCGATTTGAAAGCGGTGATACAGGCTATGCCGACCAAGTATAATCAGATTGGTTGA